From the genome of Adhaeribacter pallidiroseus:
ATACCGCAATGGTTAAAGTTTGCGGCGTGGGTATGGGATAAATTTTAAAATCGGAGGCTTGCCATGGCTGTATGTAATCCACGTACTTTATTTTAATTATTTTGGTAAGAGAATCCACGCAACCATACTGGTTCGTAACCCGCAGGGTTACCGAATAATCTCCCGGCTGGGTATACTGAACGGTTGGGTTCTGTTCCCGGCTTTGCGTGCCGTTGCCAAAATCCCAGTGCCATTCTTTGGCCTGCCGCGAGGCGTCGGTAAACTGCACTTGCCCTTTAGCACTGGCAGGTACAGGATCGGGGGTAAAAGTAAAATTAACCGGGGTGTTGGCCGGAACAATAGTTACAGGAGTTAAAGCGCTTTCGTAAAGCGAATCAACGTTGCTGATGTAATACCTGGCGGCGGTGGTAATCGGTGGGGTAGTAAAAGCAGCTCCGGTTCCCAAGAGATTTGTCTTTTCTAAATCGGCGTAAAACCGGAACCGTTGACCGCCCGACGGACGAATGGTAGCAGTTGCGCCGATACAAACCGAATCGGTTTGCAGCACCACCACGTTACCGGTTTTTATTTGCTGGTATTTACTTAAAGCAGCTTGGGCTTGTTGTTTTAAATTGGGTAATGATTCCGCGCCTAATACAGCGAAGGCCAAGGTGGTACTTTCGCCCGGAGCTAATTTGTTTAAGGCGGCTCCTACTACCTGGGCAACATCGCTGCCTAAGTTTCCCGAATTTTGATAAAGGCGATCTGTATTCCGGAGCGCCGTAAATTTTTCGGCATCCGTAAAACCATCCCGTAAATTAAGTGCCTGGGCATCCTGCGCCGGATTATTAATGGCGTAAGTGGTAACGGCTTGCGGCGTGAGCAAACTTACTCCGGCGTATACGTTGGGCAGGTTCGGCTGATAGGTGTATCCCGTGCGCGTAACCGAATCCCAGGCGGCCGTGTTGTTGGTGTAATTGGCAATATCCCAGTCGGCAAACAGGCCGGCGTGCAAGTTGGTCAGCGAATCCTGGGTTGTATTGGTAATCTGATATTCCAGAATAACATACTGATTATCCGGGGCATCTTGCCAGGCAAAAGCTCGTTGTTTTACTTTAACCCCTACCATACCCGCAGCCGAGGATTTATCCTGAAATACTCCGGTCGCTTCTTCGTCGGCGCGCTTGCCTTCCTTTACAAACTGAATACCCGCTACTACCTGAAAGTCGTCATCTGATTTTAAAGCTTCGTTGCGGAGATTATCGGCTACTTTTTCGGGCGAAGTACCAATCATTAATCCGCCTTCGCTAAGCAGAGGACCAAAATTTTTAAATTTTACGCCTTCTCCATTCCCGGTATCCAGGTCGTTAAAACCAAAGTTACCGTTACTCGTCACCGTGGCATCTAAATCGTTTACAGTCAGTGTAATATAATTAGGATTCAGCGTAAGGGTGAAATACTGATAATCGGTGTACACGCCATCTGAAAACCCGTAACGGAAAACTACCGGCTGGTTAAAAGGAATATCGGGCCGGATAAGTACCTGAAAGGGCAATTCCAGATTCGTTTTGGAAGCTAGAGTAGCCATACTGCCGGCTGCAAAGGTACTCCGGATAATGGAAACGTAAGGTGAGGGAGAACTAAGCGTAACAAATAAATCTTCGGTGGGTGCCAGTATATTTTGGAAGGTACCACTAACGGACATCGTTCTACTCGCAAAAGCCCGCTGATAATCAACAATATTGTGGGTGTTTCGCACGGATTTGGGGGCACTAGCTGCTAATGCCCGGTATGCATTTACCCGGCCGTAGCCAAGCTTTTCCAGAAAATTTAGGTTATTGCCGGCACCGTAGTTGTTGTCGGCGGTTACCCGGAGCCGTTCCGCAATTTGCCGCGCGGTGTAGTCTGGAAAATGGTGCCGGAGTAAACCCGCTGCTCCCGCTACCACCGGCGAAGCAAAAGAAGAACCGCCCACCGCGGCGTAGGTATTTGTGCCATTGTTGCTGGTAGTGGTTACCTCAATACCCGGCGCGGTTAAATCTATTTGGTAGTTAAAGGTTTGGCTCGGGTCTTTTACATCGTTTTTATTAACCGCGCTTACCGCGAGTACATTTTCGTAAGAAGCCGGGTAAAAGGACGTTTCTTTGGGTGTGTTACCAGCCGCGGCCACCACAACCACATTTTTATTAATAGCGGCATAATTAATTACATCCTGCTCATACTGCGAGTACGGGTTATCGCCGCCCCAGGATAAATTAATTACCTGGCAACCACGATCAGCGGCGTACACGATACCTTCGTAGCCTTTAAAATTGCCATTGACCTGCGACGAGAAAACTTTAACTGGCAAATACCGGCAATTAAAGCCAATGCCGGCAATGCCTTTGTTATTATCCGGATCACCGGCTGTCATGCCGGTTACAAAAGTACCGTGACTATTCGGTCCCGATGGGTCATTATCGTTATCGGCCAGGTCCCAGCCCGAGAAGTTATCCGTAAATCCATCCTGGTCGTTATCCCGGCCATCCACGGGGTCGGCGTAGTTGTGCTTAATGGTGTTTTTTAAATCTTCATGATCGAGGCGGGTGCCAGTGTCCAGTATGCCAATTACTACAGAAGAATCTCCTTTTTCAATGTCCCAAGCCCGGTAAGCCTGCACTTGCTTTAAATAAAACTGCTTACCCGTTACCGAGTCGGCCAAAGGATCCGTTGGCTGATAAAGCAACTGGGGCTGGTATACGGGCTCTACGAAATCTACAAAGCCGGTTGCCAGCAGCATTTGGCGCAACTGGGTAAAAGAAAGATCGGGCCGTTGGTGTTGGATTTCGTACCACAGTGTTAAATCTACCTGCCCTGGTTTTAAACGGGGAAACGTTGCGGCTTTTGGAAATTTCGGCTGAAAAGAACGGGCTTTAAGCTGGGTTAGTACTAATTGTAAAGGGTCAGCCACCTGGCTGCCTTGTCGGCTACGATTTGCTGCTGCGGCATACTGGGGCTTTAATTTAAGGTATAAAGTATTGGATTGTATTTGCCCCGAAATAGGAGCTGAATCCGGAGACAGTATTTTTTGAGCAACAACACGTAGGCTAATAACCCACAAGTTTACTATTAAAATAAGAATAAGCAAACGAGTAATCATGCAAATATATAAGAAAACGAAATAACGAAACAACCCAGAGCAGCCGTAAAAATAGCGCGATAGTAAGTTAACGTAAATACAAATTAGAAGCTTCTTAAAATTAACAACCGTTTAGGATGTATCTAAGAATTGTTTTGGACCTAACTGGTAAATCAATACTCTTGTTCGTAATTCTTCTCAGGTACGTATTTTAATTTTTGAGAAGAGATTCTGGCTATTAGCGGTTCGTTTAAAAGTTACAATTTAAATAGCCTTCATTTCCGGCCAAATAACTTTGATTTTTTAAAAAGAGCAGTACAATGAAGCTGGTGTTCTTTCGAAAACGAAAAGAAGGTTTTTATTTATTTAAAATTTTCCTTTTTAAGGATTATAAAATTGTTGGTACCAAAGTATGCTGTAGAATTACTCCCCATAAAGCTGATCATTGGTCCCTTTTTAAGGCGCCAATGATCAGCCGCAATAGCTAGTAATCTTCTTTTTTACCCCAAAAAAGCAACAAGTTAGGATAAGTTGTTACCATTTATAAACTCAAATCCGGAGTAGCAGACAAAATTTTTAAAAAATTAGTTATCCGACGGGTTTAAATCAATATTCTCCAGTTCATCTATATTTTCTTCCATCAACTGCTTTAACTCTACATCTACGTCATTCATTACCAACAAGGCAAAGAAAATAGCTTCGTCGCTTTCTAAACCTTGTTGTGCTAAATTAGCGGCTATTACTTTCCAGCCCGCCTGGGCCAGAGAGTTCAAACCATTCTCGAAAGATTCGGCCGAGATGGTTTTTAAAACTTTATATTTCTTCATATAAGACGTTTGGTTTTGTTTGGAGGTTTTAAAGATTGCTTACGAGAATTTAATTCAAGAAGTCTATTTAAAGTGGCTTGTTATAGAATCATGGAAATGGTAGTATGCATAAAAATATAATCAGGTAATCCTTTTTAGGTATTGCAAACATGTTTTTAATTGATTTTGCCGCGGCTATTATATAATTAAAGATTCTTTGCTGTTTTGTTCTGCTTCGGTTAACCAAGTTCCTGATTGCTAATTTTCTACTTTTAATTTGAACTAAATATCATGTATGGAGCAGGTTCTGTTTACACGCAAAGCAACTGGTAATCCGGCATAAGTTCTAAAATATACTGGTTGATTCAGGAATAATTGTGATTTGTGCTTTTTACTTAGTAGCTTTAAAAGTTGAGCATATTTTAAAAAATTCATTTAATATTGGAATTTTACAGTTAAATTTTAAACTATAATTCTAAAAATTTAGTAAATTATTGCTTTGTGGGTATAATTAATAAACAAAAACTTTCTAGCGTATGAGTGATGTTCGGAATTATGAAATGTACAAAGGAGTTTTTCAGGGCTACAACTTAAATCCGGCTTATTTGGACGAAGTGTTTAGTCCGGCAGGGGAAGTGCTGCCGCATTATAGTTTAGTGCTCGACCAATTTCAGCACTTTACCGCCGAAGATTTTAAAGAATTAAACGAGCTGGCTAAAGTTTCGTTTTTTAACCAGGGGGTAACTTTCGCGGTTTACTCCGATAAAGCCCGGGGAGTAGAACGTATTTTTCCTTTTGATTTATTTCCGCGCATTATATCGGCCCAGGACTGGAACCATTTAGAACGGGGAGTCATCCAGCGCAATATGGCTATAAACCTGTTTATTCAGGATATTTATCATAAAAAGCAAATTTTGCGGGATGGCATTGTACCTCCGGAGCTTATTTTTAGTTCGAGCCATTATACCAAAGCCATGCTGGGGTTCAGCCCGATTGGTAACATTTATAACCATATTTCGGGCACCGATTTAATTAAACACAGCGACGGCGAATATTACGTGCTCGAAGATAATGTACGCTGCCCATCGGGGGTGAGCTACGTACTTTCGAACCGGGAAGCCATGAAAAAAACGCTGTTCAACCTTTTCCGGAAGCATAATATTTTGTCGGTGCAGGATTATCCCCAGCAATTATTAGCCATGATGCAGTCGGTGGCGCCCGAAACAGACAACGAACCAACGTGCGTGGTGTTAACGCCGGGCGTATATAATTCAGCTTACTACGAACATGCTTTTCTGGCCCTGAACATGGGAATTCCGTTGGTAGAAGGCCGTGACTTATTCGTGGACCGGAATTACGTGTACATGAAAACCATTTACGGCCCGCAAAAAGTAGATGTGATTTATCGCCGGATCGACGATCCGTTTATTGATCCTTTAGCTTTTAATCCCAATTCGGTGTTGGGAATACCCGGGGTTCTGGGCGCTTACCGCGAAGGAAATGTAACGCTGTTAAATGCTCCCGGCACCGGGGCCGCCGACGATAAAGCCGTTTACAGCTACGTGCCCGATATTATTAAATATTATCTGGCCGAAGAACCAATTTTAAATAATGTGCATACTTACCGCTGCGAACTGGAATCGGATTATAACTACGTGCTGGAACACATGGAAGAACTGGTGGTAAAACCCGTGGATGAATCAGGGGGGTACGGCATTCTGGTGGGCAGTTGTTCGACGCGCGAGCAACGCGAAGAATTAAAAAAAGCCATTAAAGCCAACCGCCGGAAATACATTGCCCAACCCATTATGTCGCTGTCGCTGCATTCTACTTTTATCGAAGACGAAAACAAGTTTGAAGGCCGGCACATTGATTTGCGCACCTATACCTTACTCGGTAAAGACAAGCAATTTGTATTAAAAGGCGGTTTATCGCGGGTGGCCCTTACCAAAGGCAGTTTAGTTGTCAACTCGTCGCAAGGCGGCGGCTCCAAAGATACCTGGGTATTATCTAAATAGTCCATAGTCGACGGACCCTAGACCACGGATTTTTTAACTGGGTGGTTAGATTGTTGAAGTGTTGGATTGTTGAATTGATGAATTGTTGAATTGATGAATTGTTGAATTGATTACTTGTTGAATCAGCAGTAAACCAAGAAAATCCGAAAAATTTAAATTTATGCGGCCTTTCAACTTGCCAACCATACAACTTTTTAACTTTTCAACCTGCAACCTGTAACTTTTAAACCTTACAACTTTAAAACCTTTCAACTTTACAACCAACCTGCAACTCTGATTATGTTATCAAGAATTGGTAATAGTTTATTCTGGATGGGGCGCTACATAGAGCGAGCCGAACACGTGGCCCGGTACACGAAAGTACATTACGTGTCGTCGTTGGATGCGCCGTTGGCCCAAAACAAGGAAATTGCGCTGGAATCTATCCTGGATATGGTGGGGGTGCAAGCCGCGTATTACCAAAAGCATGCCCAGCTTACCGACGATGATATTCTGTACTACATTACCCTTGACGATAGCAATCCT
Proteins encoded in this window:
- a CDS encoding circularly permuted type 2 ATP-grasp protein: MSDVRNYEMYKGVFQGYNLNPAYLDEVFSPAGEVLPHYSLVLDQFQHFTAEDFKELNELAKVSFFNQGVTFAVYSDKARGVERIFPFDLFPRIISAQDWNHLERGVIQRNMAINLFIQDIYHKKQILRDGIVPPELIFSSSHYTKAMLGFSPIGNIYNHISGTDLIKHSDGEYYVLEDNVRCPSGVSYVLSNREAMKKTLFNLFRKHNILSVQDYPQQLLAMMQSVAPETDNEPTCVVLTPGVYNSAYYEHAFLALNMGIPLVEGRDLFVDRNYVYMKTIYGPQKVDVIYRRIDDPFIDPLAFNPNSVLGIPGVLGAYREGNVTLLNAPGTGAADDKAVYSYVPDIIKYYLAEEPILNNVHTYRCELESDYNYVLEHMEELVVKPVDESGGYGILVGSCSTREQREELKKAIKANRRKYIAQPIMSLSLHSTFIEDENKFEGRHIDLRTYTLLGKDKQFVLKGGLSRVALTKGSLVVNSSQGGGSKDTWVLSK
- a CDS encoding S8 family serine peptidase, producing the protein MITRLLILILIVNLWVISLRVVAQKILSPDSAPISGQIQSNTLYLKLKPQYAAAANRSRQGSQVADPLQLVLTQLKARSFQPKFPKAATFPRLKPGQVDLTLWYEIQHQRPDLSFTQLRQMLLATGFVDFVEPVYQPQLLYQPTDPLADSVTGKQFYLKQVQAYRAWDIEKGDSSVVIGILDTGTRLDHEDLKNTIKHNYADPVDGRDNDQDGFTDNFSGWDLADNDNDPSGPNSHGTFVTGMTAGDPDNNKGIAGIGFNCRYLPVKVFSSQVNGNFKGYEGIVYAADRGCQVINLSWGGDNPYSQYEQDVINYAAINKNVVVVAAAGNTPKETSFYPASYENVLAVSAVNKNDVKDPSQTFNYQIDLTAPGIEVTTTSNNGTNTYAAVGGSSFASPVVAGAAGLLRHHFPDYTARQIAERLRVTADNNYGAGNNLNFLEKLGYGRVNAYRALAASAPKSVRNTHNIVDYQRAFASRTMSVSGTFQNILAPTEDLFVTLSSPSPYVSIIRSTFAAGSMATLASKTNLELPFQVLIRPDIPFNQPVVFRYGFSDGVYTDYQYFTLTLNPNYITLTVNDLDATVTSNGNFGFNDLDTGNGEGVKFKNFGPLLSEGGLMIGTSPEKVADNLRNEALKSDDDFQVVAGIQFVKEGKRADEEATGVFQDKSSAAGMVGVKVKQRAFAWQDAPDNQYVILEYQITNTTQDSLTNLHAGLFADWDIANYTNNTAAWDSVTRTGYTYQPNLPNVYAGVSLLTPQAVTTYAINNPAQDAQALNLRDGFTDAEKFTALRNTDRLYQNSGNLGSDVAQVVGAALNKLAPGESTTLAFAVLGAESLPNLKQQAQAALSKYQQIKTGNVVVLQTDSVCIGATATIRPSGGQRFRFYADLEKTNLLGTGAAFTTPPITTAARYYISNVDSLYESALTPVTIVPANTPVNFTFTPDPVPASAKGQVQFTDASRQAKEWHWDFGNGTQSREQNPTVQYTQPGDYSVTLRVTNQYGCVDSLTKIIKIKYVDYIQPWQASDFKIYPIPTPQTLTIAVSEGINATQGLTVTLTDALGRRVYEKVSYQTGLNLYDLTSLASGIYYLRVSGQNGMVTRRIELIK